From one Streptomyces sp. CA-210063 genomic stretch:
- the ruvC gene encoding crossover junction endodeoxyribonuclease RuvC yields the protein MRVLGVDPGLTRCGVGVVEGVAGRPLTMRGVGVVRTPADAELGHRLVVIEQGIEQWLDEYRPEFVAVERVFSQHNVRTVMGTAQASAVAMLCAARRGIPVALHTPSEVKAAVTGSGRADKAQVGAMVTRLLRLDAPPKPADAADALALAICHIWRAPAQNRLQQAVALHATKAPNTSRTSNPSLASNPSRASNPSRASNASNALKGRTA from the coding sequence GTGCGCGTACTGGGGGTGGACCCGGGACTGACCCGTTGCGGTGTCGGTGTGGTGGAAGGCGTCGCCGGACGGCCGCTCACCATGCGCGGCGTCGGTGTCGTCCGTACGCCCGCGGACGCCGAGTTGGGGCACCGCCTCGTCGTGATCGAGCAGGGCATCGAGCAGTGGCTCGACGAGTACCGCCCCGAATTCGTCGCCGTGGAGCGGGTGTTCAGCCAGCACAACGTACGGACGGTCATGGGCACCGCCCAGGCCAGCGCCGTCGCCATGCTCTGCGCCGCCCGCCGCGGCATCCCCGTCGCCCTGCACACCCCCAGCGAGGTCAAGGCCGCCGTCACCGGCAGCGGCCGCGCCGACAAGGCCCAGGTCGGTGCCATGGTCACCCGCCTGCTCCGGCTCGACGCGCCCCCGAAACCGGCGGACGCCGCCGATGCCCTCGCCCTCGCCATCTGCCACATCTGGCGGGCCCCCGCGCAGAACCGCCTCCAGCAGGCCGTCGCCCTGCACGCGACCAAAGCACCGAACACATCGCGCACATCGAACCCATCACTTGCATCGAACCCATCACGGGCATCGAACCCATCGCGTGCATCGAACGCATCGAACGCACTGAAAGGCCGTACGGCATGA
- the ruvA gene encoding Holliday junction branch migration protein RuvA, whose translation MIAFVSGTVAALAPDTAVVEVGGVGMAVQCTPNTLSTLRLGQPAKLATSLVVREDSLTLYGFVDDDERQVFELLQTASGVGPRLAQAMLAVHTPDALRRAVATGDEKALIAVPGIGKKGAQKLLLELRDRLGEPIGAPAIGAPVTQGWRDQLHAALIGLGYATREADEAVSAVAPQAEAAQGTPQVGQLLKAALQTLNRAR comes from the coding sequence ATGATCGCCTTCGTCAGCGGCACGGTCGCCGCACTCGCTCCCGACACAGCGGTGGTCGAGGTGGGTGGGGTCGGCATGGCCGTGCAGTGCACGCCGAACACACTGTCCACGCTGAGGCTCGGTCAGCCGGCCAAGCTCGCCACCTCCCTCGTCGTACGGGAGGACTCGCTGACCCTCTACGGCTTCGTGGACGACGACGAGCGCCAGGTCTTCGAGCTGCTCCAGACCGCGAGCGGGGTCGGCCCGCGCCTGGCCCAGGCGATGCTCGCCGTGCACACCCCCGACGCTTTGCGCCGAGCGGTGGCCACGGGTGACGAGAAGGCGCTGATCGCCGTCCCCGGCATCGGCAAGAAGGGTGCGCAGAAGCTGCTGCTGGAGTTGAGGGACCGCCTCGGCGAGCCGATCGGCGCCCCCGCGATCGGCGCCCCGGTCACCCAGGGCTGGCGCGACCAACTGCACGCCGCCCTGATCGGCCTCGGGTACGCGACGCGCGAGGCCGACGAGGCCGTGTCGGCCGTGGCCCCCCAGGCCGAGGCCGCCCAAGGCACGCCCCAGGTGGGCCAGTTGCTCAAGGCCGCCCTCCAGACCCTCAACAGAGCCCGCTGA
- the ruvB gene encoding Holliday junction branch migration DNA helicase RuvB, translating to MNWDDTTDDTAPDRLVGSVADREDQAVEAALRPKDLDEFIGQEKVREQLDLVLRAARARGATADHVLLSGAPGLGKTTLSMIIAAEMGAPIRITSGPAIQHAGDLAAILSSLQEGEVLFLDEIHRMSRPAEEMLYMAMEDFRVDVIVGKGPGATAIPLELPPFTLVGATTRAGLLPPPLRDRFGFTAHMEFYEPAELERVIHRSAHLLDVEINADGAAEIAGRSRGTPRIANRLLRRVRDYAQVKADGIITRDIAEAALAVYEVDARGLDRLDRGVLEALLKLFGGGPVGLSTLAVAVGEERETVEEVAEPFLVREGLLARTPRGRVATPAAWAHLGLTPPRGTTGGNGQQDLFGA from the coding sequence GTGAACTGGGACGACACGACCGACGACACCGCCCCCGACCGGCTGGTGGGCTCTGTCGCCGACCGTGAGGACCAGGCCGTCGAGGCCGCCCTGCGCCCCAAGGACCTGGACGAGTTCATCGGCCAGGAGAAGGTCCGCGAGCAGCTCGACCTGGTGCTGCGGGCGGCACGCGCGCGTGGGGCCACCGCCGACCACGTCCTGCTCTCCGGTGCGCCGGGCCTCGGCAAGACCACCCTCTCGATGATCATCGCGGCCGAGATGGGCGCCCCCATCCGCATCACCTCCGGCCCGGCCATCCAGCACGCCGGCGACCTGGCCGCGATCCTCTCCTCCCTCCAGGAGGGCGAGGTCCTCTTCCTCGACGAGATCCACCGCATGTCCCGGCCCGCCGAGGAGATGCTGTACATGGCGATGGAGGACTTCCGGGTCGACGTCATCGTCGGCAAGGGCCCCGGCGCCACCGCGATCCCCCTCGAACTGCCGCCCTTCACCCTGGTCGGCGCCACCACGCGCGCGGGACTGCTGCCGCCGCCGCTGCGCGACCGCTTCGGCTTCACCGCGCACATGGAGTTCTACGAGCCGGCCGAGCTGGAGCGCGTCATCCACCGCTCGGCGCACCTGCTCGACGTGGAGATCAACGCGGACGGCGCCGCCGAGATCGCGGGCCGCTCGCGCGGCACACCCCGTATCGCCAACCGTCTGCTGCGCCGCGTACGGGACTACGCGCAGGTCAAGGCGGACGGCATCATCACGCGCGACATCGCCGAGGCCGCCCTCGCCGTCTACGAGGTGGACGCCCGCGGCCTCGACCGTCTCGACCGGGGCGTCCTCGAAGCCCTGCTCAAGCTCTTCGGCGGCGGACCGGTCGGTCTCTCCACCCTCGCCGTCGCCGTGGGGGAGGAGCGCGAGACCGTCGAGGAGGTCGCCGAACCCTTCCTCGTCCGCGAGGGCCTGCTCGCCCGAACCCCCCGTGGCCGGGTGGCGACCCCCGCCGCCTGGGCCCATCTCGGCCTCACCCCGCCACGCGGCACGACCGGCGGAAACGGACAACAGGACCTCTTCGGGGCGTGA
- the yajC gene encoding preprotein translocase subunit YajC: MSLVTLLPFIVLIGAMILMTRSAKKKQQQAVDMRNQMQPGSGVRTIGGMYATVKEVSEDTVLLDAGPGVELLFAKNSIGAVLSDEEYNRIVHGIEHDLKSDVVPDDASSLTETDEPSDDASAASDDKPIDLGKKDASDDATDETAEAKADEAKADEAKADEAEPKKTDGESDAK, from the coding sequence GTGAGTCTCGTGACCCTCCTCCCGTTCATCGTGCTCATCGGGGCCATGATCCTGATGACCCGATCGGCCAAGAAGAAGCAGCAGCAGGCCGTCGACATGCGGAACCAGATGCAGCCCGGTTCCGGCGTCCGCACGATCGGGGGCATGTACGCGACCGTCAAGGAGGTCAGCGAGGACACGGTCCTCCTCGACGCCGGGCCGGGCGTCGAGCTGCTGTTCGCCAAGAACTCCATCGGTGCCGTCCTCAGCGACGAGGAGTACAACCGCATCGTCCACGGCATCGAGCACGACCTGAAGTCCGACGTCGTCCCGGACGACGCCTCCTCCCTCACCGAGACCGACGAGCCCTCCGACGACGCTTCCGCCGCTTCCGACGACAAGCCCATCGACCTCGGCAAGAAGGACGCGTCCGACGACGCGACCGACGAGACCGCCGAGGCGAAGGCCGACGAGGCCAAGGCTGACGAGGCCAAGGCCGACGAAGCAGAGCCGAAGAAGACCGACGGCGAGTCCGACGCGAAGTAG
- the secD gene encoding protein translocase subunit SecD — protein MAAPKKGRSASTQSKPGRALALILIALVALTGGMFASGHTTPRLGIDLAGGTSITLTAVNEPGQPNAINKTNMDTAVEIMNRRVNGLGVSEAEVQTQGNENIIVNIPKGTDSEEARQQVGTTAKLYFRPVLQSQVGTGATDTPSAPPSTSPSGSASPSPSSSDGKDEATSPESGDSASPSSSATSQGRAVTDALKADPTPSGSSSESAKASDSASPSASPSVDEETQALQAKFAALDCNDPKQRAEAGKGKTTDVVVACGQDNGSWSKFVLGPVGVDGTEVEKAQALLDTQNGTGWQVVMDFDSSGEKKFADITGQLASQTSPQNEFAIVLDDEVVSHPYVRAAVTGGKAEISGSFTQEEAQNLANMLSYGALPLTFKESSVTTVSPALGGDQLQAGLIAGAIGLALVMIYLIVYYRGLSLIAIASLLVSAALTYVIMALLGPTINFALNLPAVCGAIVAIGITADSFIVYFERVRDEIREGRTLRPAVERAWPRARRTILVSDFVSFLSAAVLFIVTVGKVQGFAFTLGLTTVLDVVVVFLFTKPLLTLLARTKFFGSGHSWSGLDPKRLGARPPLRRTRRPVVPADPKEA, from the coding sequence GTGGCAGCACCGAAGAAGGGCCGGAGCGCGAGCACCCAGAGCAAGCCTGGGCGCGCGCTGGCCCTCATCCTGATCGCCCTTGTGGCGCTCACCGGGGGAATGTTTGCCTCCGGACACACCACTCCGCGTCTCGGCATCGACCTCGCCGGTGGTACGAGCATCACACTGACGGCGGTCAACGAGCCCGGCCAGCCCAACGCGATCAACAAGACCAACATGGACACCGCGGTCGAGATCATGAACCGCCGTGTCAACGGTCTGGGCGTGTCCGAGGCGGAGGTCCAGACCCAGGGCAATGAGAACATCATTGTCAATATCCCCAAGGGCACGGATTCCGAAGAGGCCAGGCAACAGGTCGGTACCACCGCGAAGCTGTACTTCCGCCCGGTCCTCCAGAGCCAGGTCGGCACCGGCGCCACGGACACCCCGAGCGCCCCACCGAGCACCAGCCCCAGTGGCAGCGCCTCGCCGAGCCCGTCGAGCTCCGACGGCAAGGACGAGGCGACCTCGCCCGAGTCCGGTGACTCCGCCAGCCCGTCGAGCTCCGCCACGTCCCAGGGCCGTGCGGTCACCGACGCGCTGAAGGCCGACCCCACGCCCTCCGGCAGCAGCTCCGAGTCCGCCAAGGCCTCCGACAGCGCCTCGCCGTCGGCGAGCCCGAGCGTCGACGAGGAGACCCAGGCGCTCCAGGCCAAGTTCGCCGCCCTCGACTGCAACGACCCCAAGCAGCGCGCCGAGGCCGGCAAGGGCAAGACCACCGACGTCGTCGTGGCCTGCGGCCAGGACAACGGCAGCTGGAGCAAGTTCGTGCTCGGCCCGGTCGGGGTCGACGGCACCGAGGTCGAGAAGGCCCAGGCGCTGCTCGACACGCAGAACGGCACCGGCTGGCAGGTCGTCATGGACTTCGACTCCAGCGGCGAGAAGAAGTTCGCCGACATCACCGGCCAGCTGGCGTCCCAGACCTCCCCGCAGAACGAGTTCGCGATCGTCCTCGACGACGAGGTCGTCTCCCACCCCTACGTCCGCGCGGCGGTCACCGGCGGCAAGGCGGAGATCTCCGGCAGCTTCACGCAGGAGGAGGCCCAGAACCTCGCCAACATGCTGTCGTACGGCGCGCTCCCGCTGACCTTCAAGGAGTCCAGCGTCACCACCGTCAGCCCCGCGCTCGGCGGCGACCAGCTGCAGGCCGGTCTGATCGCCGGTGCGATCGGTCTGGCCCTGGTCATGATCTACCTGATCGTCTACTACCGCGGCCTGTCGCTGATCGCCATCGCCTCGCTGCTGGTCTCGGCGGCCCTGACCTACGTGATCATGGCGCTGCTCGGCCCGACGATCAACTTCGCGCTGAACCTCCCGGCGGTCTGCGGAGCGATCGTCGCGATCGGTATCACGGCGGACTCGTTCATCGTGTACTTCGAACGAGTTCGGGACGAGATCCGCGAAGGCCGTACGCTGCGCCCCGCCGTCGAGCGGGCCTGGCCGCGAGCCCGGCGCACCATCCTGGTCTCCGACTTCGTGTCGTTCCTCTCCGCCGCGGTGCTCTTCATCGTCACCGTCGGCAAGGTCCAGGGCTTCGCGTTCACGCTCGGTCTGACGACCGTGCTCGACGTCGTGGTCGTCTTCCTCTTCACGAAGCCGCTGCTGACGCTGCTGGCCCGCACGAAGTTCTTCGGGAGCGGCCACAGCTGGTCCGGTCTCGACCCGAAGCGGCTGGGTGCCCGGCCGCCGCTGCGCCGCACCCGCCGTCCCGTCGTCCCCGCCGACCCGAAGGAGGCCTGA
- the secF gene encoding protein translocase subunit SecF encodes MSKLGDLGARLHRGEVGYDFVGNRKIWYGVSILITITAIVGLAVRGLSMGIEFQGGAVFTTERTSVSVTQAETYAEEASGHDAIVQKLGNDTLRIQISGVDTAKSDEIKQDLAKDLKVDADTINADLVGPSWGEQIATKAWQGLAVFLILVVIYLAIAFELRMAIAAFVALIHDITITIGIYALVGFEVTPGTVIGLLTILGYSLYDTVVVFDSLKEQTKDITKQNRWTYAEIANRSINSTLVRSINTTVVALLPVAGLLFIGGGVLGAGMLNDISLSLFVGLAAGAYSSIFIATPLVADLKEREPQLKALRKRVLAKRAQADHDVEPAADGPYDDEPVDATPAVVGPRAQAGSRSRGRGGKRR; translated from the coding sequence ATGTCGAAGCTCGGTGACCTCGGAGCCCGACTCCACCGCGGCGAGGTCGGTTACGACTTCGTCGGCAACCGCAAGATCTGGTACGGCGTCTCGATCCTCATCACCATCACGGCCATCGTCGGCCTGGCGGTGCGCGGCCTGAGCATGGGTATCGAGTTCCAGGGCGGTGCCGTCTTCACCACGGAGCGGACGAGCGTCTCGGTGACCCAGGCCGAGACGTACGCGGAGGAGGCCTCCGGCCACGACGCGATCGTCCAGAAGCTCGGCAACGACACCCTGCGCATCCAGATCTCCGGTGTGGACACGGCCAAGTCCGACGAGATCAAGCAGGACCTCGCCAAGGACCTCAAGGTCGACGCGGACACGATCAACGCCGACCTGGTCGGCCCCAGTTGGGGTGAGCAGATCGCCACCAAGGCCTGGCAGGGCCTCGCGGTCTTCCTGATCCTCGTGGTGATCTATCTGGCGATCGCGTTCGAGTTGCGCATGGCCATCGCCGCGTTCGTCGCCCTGATCCACGACATCACCATCACGATCGGGATCTACGCCCTCGTCGGCTTCGAGGTGACGCCGGGCACGGTGATCGGTCTGTTGACCATCCTCGGTTATTCGCTCTACGACACGGTCGTCGTCTTCGACAGCCTCAAGGAGCAGACGAAGGACATCACCAAGCAGAACCGCTGGACATACGCCGAGATCGCCAACCGTTCGATCAACAGCACCCTGGTGCGGTCGATCAACACGACGGTGGTCGCGCTGCTGCCGGTGGCCGGCCTGCTGTTCATCGGTGGCGGTGTCCTCGGCGCGGGCATGCTCAACGACATCTCGCTGTCGCTGTTCGTCGGCCTCGCGGCCGGTGCGTACTCCTCGATCTTCATCGCCACGCCGCTCGTCGCCGACCTCAAGGAGCGCGAGCCGCAGCTGAAGGCTCTCAGGAAGCGCGTGCTCGCCAAGCGGGCCCAGGCCGACCACGACGTGGAGCCGGCCGCCGACGGTCCGTACGACGACGAGCCGGTGGACGCCACCCCCGCGGTGGTCGGGCCGCGCGCCCAGGCCGGCAGCCGCAGCCGCGGCCGGGGTGGGAAGCGGCGATGA